From the genome of Monomorium pharaonis isolate MP-MQ-018 chromosome 2, ASM1337386v2, whole genome shotgun sequence, one region includes:
- the LOC105831625 gene encoding protein phosphatase 1 regulatory subunit 7: MANHDDDKSESSEIRTENEAEEAEEPDKILIIDPDSEELDFNHSRLTKLENLEPLTQIRRLCFTWNLIKKIENLDTLTSLVELELRDNQIITIENLDALVNLELLDLSFNRIKKIEGLGNLSNLQKLFLSSNKIVQIENLAHLTNLTTLELGDNKIREIEKLESLENLTNLYLGKNKITKIQNLENLKNLTLLSLQSNRITKIESIEELKKLDQLYLSENGITCIEGIENCPELTTLDLANNKIKKIQNMDHLESLEELWMNNNEIEDWNTLESLTANKKLQTVYLEHNPIAKDPNYRRKIMLLLPWLEQLDATLCKRKTG; encoded by the exons ATGGCTAATCACG ACGATGACAAAAGTGAGAGTTCCGAAATAAGAACGGAAAACGAGGCAGAAGAGGCCGAGGAACCTgacaagatattaattatagatcCTGATAGTGAG GAGTTAGATTTTAATCACTCGAGATTAACCAAGCTGGAAAATCTAGAACCACTGACGCAAATACGAAGATTATGCTTCACGTGGAACCTGATTAAAAAGATAGAGAATCTTGATACGCTTACAAGTTTAGTGGAACTGGAATTAAGggataatcaaattattaccATAGAGAATCTAGATGCTCTTGTGAATCTGGA ACTCTTGGATTTATCGTTCAATCgtattaagaaaatagaaGGATTGGGCAACTtgtcaaatttgcaaaaattatttttatcgtcaAATAAGATTGTGCAAATAGAAAATCTCGCACATTTGACAAATCTTACAACATTGGAATTAGGTGATAACAAAATACGTGAAATTGAGAAATTGGAGAGTCTCGAGAATCTGACTAATTTGTATCTtggtaaaaacaaaattaccaaAATCCAAAACTTGGAGAATCTGAAGAACTTGACATTGTTAAGTCTACAAAGTAATCGAATCACGAAGATTGAAAGTATtgaagaattaaagaaattggatcaattatatttatctgaaAATGGTATTACATGTATAGAAGGCATAGAAAATTGTCCAGAATTAACGACGTTAGATCTAgctaataacaaaattaaaaagattcaaAATATGGATCATCTTGAAAGTCTTGAAGAATTATGG atgaataataatgaaatagaaGATTGGAACACATTAGAGAGTTTAACAGCCAATAAGAAACTGCAGACCGTGTATCTGGAGCACAATCCCATTGCAAAAGATCCAAATTACAGAAGGAAAATAATGTTGCTGTTACCGTGGCTCGAACAACTGGACGCCACtctttgtaaaagaaaaacggGCTAA
- the LOC105831623 gene encoding alpha-methylacyl-CoA racemase has protein sequence MALKGIKVLELAGLAPGPFCGMILADFGASVIRVDKIKGQMLEDCLGNGKRSIALNLKSEKGINIFKKLSDESDVIIDTYRRGVMEKLKIGPKELMATNKRLIYARLTGYGQNGSYADMAGHDINYLGLSGLLSLFGRYNEKPTPPINLAADFGGGGLMCALGIILALYERTKSNVGQIIDASMVEGSAYLGSWLFRSQKIGIWGNPRGRNMLDTGTHFYETYETKDKCYMCVGAIEPQFYKIFLEKLGLSSNDVPQFDNFEENRRKITEIFKTKTQAEWCTIFDGTDACVTPVLSLKDATSHLHNKQRQTFTITGDDIIPNPAPRLSRTPGISHGTDKNLQAGENTVQILTELRFQSNEINDLLSNEIVYQVQHNSKL, from the exons ATGGCTCTAAAAGGAATCAAAGTTTTAGAACTAGCTGGGCTAGCTCCTGGACCTTTCTGTGGAATGATTTTGGCAGATTTTGGGGCGTCTGTTATCAGAGTAGATAAG ATTAAAGGACAGATGTTAGAAGATTGTTTGGGCAACGGAAAGAGGTCAAtagcattaaatttaaaatctgaaaagggtattaatattttcaaaaaattaagtgaCGAAAGTGATGTTATTATTGATACATATAGGAGAG gagtcatggaaaaattaaaaattggccCAAAAGAACTTATGGCTACGAATAAGAGACTGATATATGCTAGATTGACTGGATATGGTCAAAATGGCTCTTACGCAGATATGGCTGGTCATGACATCAATTATTTAGGTTTATCAg gTTTACTGTCTTTATTTGGCCGATATAATGAGAAACCTACACCACCCATCAATCTTGCTGCAGATTTTGGTGGTGGTGGTTTAATGTGCGCTCTTGGAATAATTTTAGCATTGTATGAACGAACTAAAAGTAATGTAGGACAGATAATAGATGCATCAATGGTAGAAGGATCAGCATACTTAGGATCCTGGTTATTTAGATCCCAGAAAATAGGTATATGGGGAAATCCACGTGGCAGAAATAT GTTGGATACAGGaacacatttttatgaaacataTGAAACGAAGGATAAGTGTTACATGTGTGTTGGAGCGATAGAACCACAgttctacaaaatttttttagagaaacTTGGTCTTTCAAGCAACGATGTACCGCAATTCgacaattttgaagaaaatcgcCGCAAAATcacggaaatcttcaaaacgAAGACTCAAGCGGAATGGTGCACTATATTTGATGGTACTGATGCATGCGTGACACCGGTGCTAAGTTTGAAAGACGCCACGTCGCATCTTCACAACAAGCAGAGGCAGACATTTACGATTACAGGAGACGATATAATTCCAAATCCTGCTCCTCGTTTATCTCGTACACCTGGCATTTCTCATGGAACTGATAAAAACCTACAAGCGGGTGAAAACACCGTACAAATCTTAACTGAATTGAGATTTCAGTCTAATGAAATTAACGATCTATTGTCAAACGAAATTGTTTATCAAGTGCAACACAACTCTAAACTTTAA
- the LOC105831626 gene encoding serine/threonine-protein phosphatase 2A catalytic subunit beta isoform, giving the protein MEDKASLKELDQWIEQLNDCKQLTESQVKTLCDKAKEILAKESNVQEVKCPVTVCGDVHGQFHDLMELFRIGGKSPDTNYLFMGDYVDRGYYSVETVTLLVALKVRYRERITILRGNHESRQITQVYGFYDECLRKYGNANVWKFFTDLFDYLPLTALVDGQIFCLHGGLSPSIDTLDHIRALDRLQEVPHEGPMCDLLWSDPDDRGGWGISPRGAGYTFGQDISETFNHSNGLTLVSRAHQLVMEGYNWCHDRNVVTIFSAPNYCYRCGNQAAIMELDDALKYSFLQFDPAPRRGEPHVTRRTPDYFL; this is encoded by the exons ATGGAGGATAAGGCGTCGCTCAAGGAACTTGACCAGTGGATAGAACAGTTAAACGACTGCAAACAACTGACAGAGAGCCAAGTGAAAACCCTCTGCGACAAG gcGAAAGAAATTTTAGCTAAGGAATCAAATGTACAAGAAGTAAAATGTCCTGTAACGGTATGTGGAGATGTACATGGACAGTTCCACGATTTGATGGAACTGTTCAGAATAGGTGGTAAATCACCTGATACGAATTACCTTTTTATGGGTGACTATGTTGATCGTGGCTACTACTCGGTCGAGACTGTCACTTTACTCGTAGCTCTCAAG gTGAGATATCGAGAAAGAATAACTATTTTGCGAGGCAACCACGAATCGAGGCAAATCACACAGGTGTATGGATTTTATGATGAATGTTTACGTAAATATGGGAATGCCAATGTATGGAAATTCTTTACGGACTTATTCGATTATTTACCATTAACGGCGCTGGTCGACGGCCAAATATTCTGTTTGCATGGTGGTCTGTCGCCATCGATCGACACCTTAGATCACATACGTGCTCTAGATCGTCTTCAAGAAGTGCCACACGAA GGCCCCATGTGCGATCTGCTTTGGTCAGATCCAGATGATAGAGGAGGATGGGGTATTTCACCCCGTGGGGCAGGTTATACCTTTGGTCAGGACATTTCAGAAACCTTTAATCACTCCAATGGGCTAACGCTCGTGTCACGAGCTCATCAGTTGGTCATGGAAGGTTACAATTG GTGTCACGATCGCAATGTTGTAACTATATTCTCAGCACCCAATTACTGTTATCGTTGCGGAAATCAAGCTGCAATCATGGAATTGGATGatgctttaaaatattcatt CCTACAATTTGACCCAGCACCAAGACGCGGAGAGCCACATGTTACCAGGCGAACGCCAGATTACTTCCTCTAA